The proteins below are encoded in one region of uncultured Methanobrevibacter sp.:
- a CDS encoding sodium:alanine symporter family protein translates to MLDVIVTILTEIDNVMYFPILIIVMAIAGLYFTIRTKGVQIRLFRESLRLLLEPSGDDNAVSSLQAMLVSTASRVGTGNIIGVSTAICIGGPGACFWMWVMCIIGASSAFIESTLAQIYKRKDENGSFYGGPAYYIEQGLKNHKLAILFCIFLIATYAVGFNLLCSYNLQSTFIEYSFYNPSTTPAIIGFILAVLTGYCLFGGGKRIVSVTSTVVPLMGVSYVIVALIVIAFNYANIPSMFILILQDAFDFKSIAGGIVGSCLVYGIKRGLFSNEAGVGSAPNASASANVTHPVKQGLVQTLSVYIDTLLLCTATALMCLSTGVARNAAVSGAPYVQDAISTVFGIAGPIFITVAMVLFAFTTLLGNLFYVDNALTFLNHKKKPSKRFMRIFYICATLIIFVGAIIPMDAAWAAADITMGLMTLINLPTCVLMGKTALDCLKDYETQKKSGQNPVFMASNIGMNEEELDTWK, encoded by the coding sequence ATGTTGGATGTAATTGTAACAATATTGACTGAAATTGATAATGTAATGTATTTTCCAATTCTGATTATTGTCATGGCAATAGCTGGATTGTATTTCACCATTCGAACAAAGGGAGTTCAAATAAGACTATTCAGAGAATCCCTACGTCTTCTTCTAGAACCGTCAGGAGACGATAATGCGGTATCATCACTACAGGCAATGCTGGTTTCGACAGCTTCACGGGTGGGAACCGGTAACATCATCGGTGTTTCAACCGCCATCTGTATTGGAGGGCCCGGCGCATGCTTTTGGATGTGGGTAATGTGTATCATTGGAGCCTCATCCGCATTCATTGAAAGTACCCTTGCCCAGATTTACAAAAGAAAGGATGAAAACGGAAGCTTCTATGGAGGACCTGCATACTACATTGAACAGGGCCTAAAAAACCATAAGCTCGCAATTCTCTTCTGCATATTCCTTATCGCTACATATGCCGTCGGATTCAATCTGCTGTGCTCCTACAATCTTCAGTCAACATTCATTGAATACTCATTTTACAACCCTTCCACAACACCGGCAATCATAGGTTTCATACTTGCCGTTTTGACCGGATACTGTTTGTTCGGTGGCGGAAAGAGAATTGTTAGCGTCACCAGTACAGTTGTTCCTCTTATGGGTGTTTCATATGTTATTGTTGCCCTAATCGTGATAGCATTCAATTATGCAAACATCCCTTCAATGTTTATTCTCATCCTTCAGGACGCCTTTGATTTCAAGTCCATAGCGGGAGGTATTGTAGGGTCATGTCTCGTATACGGTATCAAAAGGGGACTCTTTTCAAACGAGGCAGGTGTGGGATCTGCTCCTAACGCTTCCGCTTCAGCAAATGTGACACATCCTGTAAAACAGGGACTGGTCCAGACATTGTCAGTCTATATTGACACACTGCTCCTGTGTACCGCTACAGCACTCATGTGCCTTTCCACAGGTGTTGCAAGAAACGCCGCAGTTTCAGGCGCTCCTTATGTTCAGGATGCAATATCCACAGTCTTTGGCATTGCAGGACCTATATTCATCACAGTAGCAATGGTGCTCTTCGCATTTACAACCCTTCTTGGAAATCTGTTCTATGTCGACAATGCACTGACCTTTTTGAACCATAAAAAGAAGCCTTCAAAAAGGTTCATGAGAATATTTTACATCTGCGCCACATTAATCATATTTGTTGGTGCTATTATCCCAATGGATGCGGCCTGGGCCGCTGCAGACATCACAATGGGATTGATGACACTTATCAACCTGCCTACATGTGTACTTATGGGAAAAACAGCTCTGGACTGCCTTAAGGATTATGAAACCCAGAAAAAGTCAGGACAAAACCCGGTCTTTATGGCTTCAAACATAGGCATGAATGAAGAGGAACTTGATACATGGAAATGA
- the metK gene encoding methionine adenosyltransferase has product MSEVYRTFTSESVTQGHPDKVADIISDAILDAYMAQDKNSHVACETCVTTDYCLVFGEITSDADLTKKDIEKIIRDTIIEIGYDKPELEFDGHKCKVDNRLHAQSQDINQGVDRGDEETGAGDQGMMFGYATNETESLMPYPIDLARKLTNKLTELRESGELPYLRPDGKAQVSVNYDKDGNVLSLDAIVLSTQHDESMSENQEQLKADIREKLFKAVIPEGLITENTKEHINPTGKFEIGGPHGDAGLTGRKIIVDTYGGYARHGGGAFSGKDCTKVDRSACYMARYVAKNLVASGLAEKCEIQLSYAIGVAEPTSVMVDTFGTGADIGDKTFEEIVRENFRLTPDGIIETLGLRDTQYKQTAKYGHFGIEGLPWEETDKAEDLKKYIKN; this is encoded by the coding sequence ATGAGCGAAGTATATAGAACATTTACATCAGAATCAGTAACTCAGGGACACCCTGACAAGGTTGCAGATATCATATCTGATGCAATATTGGATGCATACATGGCACAGGACAAGAATTCACACGTTGCATGTGAAACCTGTGTAACAACTGACTATTGTTTGGTATTCGGTGAGATTACCTCTGATGCTGATCTTACAAAAAAAGATATTGAAAAAATCATTAGGGACACCATTATCGAAATCGGTTATGACAAGCCTGAACTCGAATTTGATGGTCACAAATGTAAAGTGGACAACAGGCTCCATGCACAGTCCCAGGACATCAACCAGGGTGTTGACAGGGGCGACGAGGAAACCGGTGCTGGAGACCAGGGTATGATGTTCGGTTATGCAACAAACGAAACCGAATCCCTGATGCCTTATCCAATCGATCTGGCACGTAAGCTGACCAACAAGTTAACCGAATTAAGGGAATCCGGTGAACTGCCATACCTAAGACCTGACGGTAAGGCACAGGTATCTGTAAACTATGATAAGGATGGCAATGTTCTTTCATTGGATGCAATCGTATTGTCAACCCAGCATGATGAATCAATGTCTGAAAACCAGGAACAGCTGAAAGCAGACATCCGTGAAAAGCTGTTCAAGGCTGTAATTCCTGAAGGACTCATTACCGAAAATACCAAAGAGCACATTAACCCTACCGGTAAATTCGAAATAGGCGGACCTCACGGGGATGCAGGTTTAACCGGCCGTAAGATCATTGTTGATACCTATGGAGGTTATGCAAGACACGGTGGTGGAGCATTTTCAGGTAAGGACTGTACCAAAGTGGACCGCAGTGCATGTTACATGGCAAGATACGTTGCCAAAAACCTCGTTGCAAGCGGACTTGCTGAAAAATGTGAAATCCAACTGTCCTATGCTATCGGTGTTGCCGAACCTACTTCCGTCATGGTTGACACATTCGGTACCGGCGCTGATATAGGTGACAAGACCTTTGAGGAAATCGTACGTGAAAACTTCAGGTTAACTCCTGACGGAATCATCGAAACCTTAGGTTTAAGGGATACCCAATACAAACAGACCGCAAAATACGGTCACTTCGGTATTGAAGGTCTACCTTGGGAAGAAACCGACAAGGCTGAAGACCTGAAAAAATACATTAAAAATTAA
- a CDS encoding glycosyltransferase, whose protein sequence is MNDKISIILPIFNVGDHLKGGIDSLLNQTIGQENLEIIMVNDCSTDGSDKIIDEYAEKYDCCIAIHHEKNSGAAYTPRNTGIDACTGDYIMFLDPDDRYTPDACETLYKAATEHDAQMAFARFRRIFEYGGKVQKSYSPYMDEIEKYYPDETFETENFIKVPDFIWDNFVERLLYGKPLEVTYPRDKPLNVISVDNIEQEPDMLKMHPSVWCKIYRRDLIMDNDIRFQPYVSGDDMAFTLETLLNAKGIVFLNNFMSYDYYIRDLPSDKSITNTVNVRLLDELMESYIYCRKCTEGYSKEVQNVSVNPHLLHWTYTWKNSPFTKEENKLLLSKVNKLKKIHQTDLKTKWLLSSMTTALETKIHTSKE, encoded by the coding sequence ATGAATGATAAAATTAGTATTATCTTACCGATTTTTAACGTTGGAGACCATCTGAAAGGAGGAATAGACTCCCTTTTAAACCAGACTATAGGTCAGGAAAACCTTGAAATAATAATGGTCAATGACTGCTCAACAGACGGGTCCGACAAAATCATAGATGAATATGCCGAAAAGTACGACTGCTGCATTGCAATACACCATGAGAAAAACAGTGGCGCAGCATACACTCCACGTAACACAGGAATTGACGCCTGTACCGGTGATTACATAATGTTTTTGGATCCGGATGACAGATACACCCCGGACGCATGTGAAACATTATACAAGGCAGCCACCGAACACGATGCGCAGATGGCATTCGCAAGGTTTAGAAGAATATTCGAGTATGGAGGCAAGGTTCAGAAATCATACTCCCCATACATGGACGAAATCGAAAAGTACTATCCCGACGAGACCTTTGAAACAGAAAACTTCATAAAGGTGCCGGATTTCATATGGGACAATTTCGTTGAAAGGCTCCTGTACGGAAAACCCCTGGAGGTCACCTACCCTCGTGACAAGCCGTTGAATGTAATAAGCGTGGACAATATCGAACAGGAACCGGACATGCTCAAGATGCACCCGTCAGTATGGTGCAAGATTTACAGAAGAGACCTGATTATGGACAATGACATACGTTTCCAGCCTTACGTTTCAGGAGACGACATGGCATTTACACTTGAAACCCTCCTTAACGCAAAAGGAATCGTGTTTTTAAACAATTTCATGTCCTATGACTATTACATACGTGATCTTCCATCCGACAAGTCAATTACAAACACAGTAAACGTCAGACTTCTGGATGAGCTGATGGAATCATACATATACTGCAGGAAATGTACCGAAGGGTATTCAAAGGAAGTCCAAAACGTCAGCGTAAACCCTCACCTGCTGCACTGGACATATACCTGGAAAAATTCACCGTTTACAAAAGAGGAAAACAAATTGCTTTTAAGCAAAGTAAACAAACTCAAAAAAATCCATCAGACAGACCTGAAAACCAAATGGCTGCTTTCAAGCATGACCACAGCACTTGAAACCAAAATTCACACTTCCAAGGAGTGA
- a CDS encoding nucleoside 2-deoxyribosyltransferase domain-containing protein — MMVFLGGTVNGSKWRDELIPKLKIDYFNPVVDEWNEKAMQAEEDAKDKSDYLLFVLTPKLEGFYSIAEAVDASIKHPQKTVICVLDSDDGNGWTAHQIKSLKKIEDLISSNGGIVIDSLDELVLFLNGHSLEV, encoded by the coding sequence ATGATGGTGTTTCTTGGCGGAACCGTCAACGGTTCAAAATGGAGAGATGAATTAATTCCAAAACTGAAAATCGACTATTTCAATCCGGTTGTTGATGAGTGGAATGAGAAGGCCATGCAGGCTGAAGAGGATGCGAAGGATAAAAGCGATTATCTGCTTTTTGTACTAACTCCCAAATTGGAGGGGTTCTATTCAATTGCAGAGGCGGTTGATGCAAGCATTAAGCATCCTCAAAAAACAGTCATTTGCGTTTTGGATTCGGATGATGGCAATGGGTGGACTGCCCATCAGATTAAATCCCTTAAAAAAATTGAGGATTTGATATCCTCAAACGGGGGAATCGTTATCGACTCTCTTGATGAGCTGGTTCTATTTTTGAACGGTCACTCCTTGGAAGTGTGA